A genomic stretch from Carcharodon carcharias isolate sCarCar2 chromosome 27 unlocalized genomic scaffold, sCarCar2.pri SUPER_27_unloc_1, whole genome shotgun sequence includes:
- the LOC121273577 gene encoding gastrula zinc finger protein XlCGF7.1-like, with translation MLCVWTAQLVMNLKRPKDTCNMEKQWRCGDCGKGFITPSKLEIHQRSHTGERPFTCPVCGKGFTQSSHLQTHQRVHTRERPFTCSECGKGFSRSSHLRRHQRLNTRESLFTCCVCGKRFTESSSLLRHHITHTNERPFKCPDCGSGFKSSQELMFHQRIHTEERPFSCPHCTKRFRRSSNLWEHQWVHTSERPFTCSECGKGFIQLSKLQMHQRVHTGERPFTCSGCGKGFKDSSTLLRHQRVHTGEALLFADRKNMYTDSPVSTE, from the exons ATGCTCTGTGTGTGGACCGCTCAGTTGGTCATGAATCTGAAGAGACCCAAGGACACCTGCAACATGGAGAAACAGTGGAGATGTGgagactgtgggaaaggattcataACCCCATCAAAGCTGGAAATTCAtcaacgcagtcacactggggagcggccgttcacctgccctgtgtgtgggaagggattcactcagtcatcccacttgcagacacaccagcgagttcacaccagggagagaccgttcacttgttccgagtgtgggaagggattctctCGGTCATCCCACCTGCGGAGACACCAGCGACTTAACACCAGGGAGAGTCTGTTCACCTGCTGCGTGTGTGGGAAACGGTTCACTGAGTCATCCAGCTTGCTGAGGCACCATATCACTCATACCAATGAGAGACCCTTTAAATGCCCTGACTGTGGGAGTGGCTTCAAAAGTTCTCAGGAACTGATGTttcaccagcgcattcacactgaggagagaccattcagctgccCTCACTGCACAAAGAGATTTAGAAGATCATCCAACCTGTGGGAACACCAGTGGGTCCACACCagtgagaggccattcacctgctctgagtgtgggaaaggattcattcAGTTGTCCAAATTGCAgatgcaccagcgagttcacactggggagaggccgttcacctgctctggttgtgggaagggattcaaggattcatccaccctgctgagacaccagcgagttcacactgggga AGCCCTCTtatttgcagacaggaagaacatgtacacagATTCACCTGTTTCAACTGAATAA